One Argonema galeatum A003/A1 genomic region harbors:
- a CDS encoding Rieske 2Fe-2S domain-containing protein: MENEISPKNRRQFLKYMVFGTAGTVALGWIFPQRSLGHERSNSATPCTSDGNSEACQNYLRGVKATDSSGNHIQESVLLTTAVSGRPVLVKGLSKPTYLVINDGPKLAEYAINPTCPHHGCTVEWKTDRNKFVCPCHGAQFDAQGKVLKGPTHRNLPLITVVVQDDDIFLIDRKPAVDPRT; this comes from the coding sequence ATGGAAAACGAAATCAGCCCGAAAAATCGCCGACAATTTTTGAAATATATGGTATTCGGGACAGCAGGAACTGTTGCTCTTGGCTGGATTTTTCCTCAAAGGAGTCTAGGCCACGAACGAAGCAATTCCGCCACACCCTGCACTTCAGATGGAAATAGCGAAGCTTGTCAAAATTACCTTCGCGGTGTGAAGGCTACTGACAGCAGCGGCAACCACATTCAAGAAAGTGTTTTACTGACAACTGCTGTGTCGGGTCGTCCAGTGCTAGTAAAAGGGTTGTCAAAACCAACATATCTGGTGATTAATGATGGGCCAAAACTTGCCGAATACGCCATCAACCCAACTTGTCCGCACCACGGATGTACTGTGGAATGGAAGACCGATCGCAATAAGTTTGTTTGTCCCTGTCACGGAGCCCAGTTCGATGCCCAAGGTAAAGTGCTTAAAGGGCCTACTCACCGCAATTTACCGTTAATTACGGTGGTTGTTCAGGACGATGATATCTTTTTGATCGATCGCAAACCGGCAGTCGATCCGCGTACATAA
- a CDS encoding MlaE family lipid ABC transporter permease subunit — protein MQRLLRSFLLAGQVFMRLLKGKISQRHILEHLATVGIDSLNSVLLIAYFAGMIFTIQTARELIHYGAVSAIGGAFALAFCRELAPVLTAGVVAGQVGSAFAAEIGEMQVTEQIDALYMLRTNPIDYLVVPRVIACCLMLPILTIFALVVGIGGGVFVAVNFYHLPVSVFLDSVRDFLSLRDLLVVVVKAFAFGVIIAIIGCGWGLTTTGGAKGVSRSTKSAVVTSWVCIFIVDFILSLLVFQEIGINPLK, from the coding sequence ATTCAGAGATTATTAAGAAGTTTTTTACTCGCAGGTCAAGTTTTCATGCGTTTGCTTAAGGGCAAAATTTCCCAACGCCACATCCTTGAACATCTGGCAACTGTGGGGATAGACTCTCTGAATTCTGTGCTGCTAATCGCCTATTTTGCGGGCATGATTTTTACGATTCAAACTGCAAGAGAACTAATTCATTATGGCGCAGTTTCTGCTATTGGAGGTGCTTTTGCTTTGGCTTTTTGCCGCGAATTGGCTCCTGTTTTAACAGCGGGTGTTGTGGCGGGACAAGTTGGTTCTGCTTTTGCCGCAGAAATAGGCGAGATGCAAGTAACAGAGCAAATCGATGCTTTGTATATGCTGAGAACAAATCCGATCGATTATTTAGTTGTTCCCCGCGTAATTGCTTGCTGTTTGATGTTGCCAATCTTAACCATTTTTGCTTTGGTTGTAGGCATAGGGGGCGGTGTTTTTGTAGCAGTCAATTTTTACCATTTACCTGTATCTGTGTTTTTGGATTCAGTTAGAGATTTTTTAAGTTTAAGAGATTTATTAGTTGTTGTCGTTAAGGCTTTTGCTTTTGGGGTGATTATTGCCATTATTGGTTGTGGTTGGGGGCTGACAACTACGGGGGGAGCAAAAGGTGTCAGTCGCTCTACTAAATCGGCAGTTGTTACTAGCTGGGTATGTATTTTTATAGTCGATTTTATTCTGTCACTGTTAGTATTTCAGGAAATCGGAATTAATCCACTTAAATGA
- a CDS encoding acyltransferase family protein gives MRLTSLDVFRGITIAGMILVNMAGVADKVYPFLEHADWNGCTLADLVFPFFLFIVGVAMFFSLSKYTKAFRPTASVYRRIITRSAILFALGLLLNGFWTYDFTTIRIMGVLQRISVAYLLAALAILNLPRKALWVLAGIILIGYWVAMTYIPVPDYGAGVLTRGGNLGAYIDRLIIPTVHLYKGDNFNSMGDPEGLFSTLPAVVTVLAGYLTGKWLRNQPITTRTSINLALIGIICLVIGWDWGFIFPINKKLWTSSYVLFTSGWAMVLLAACYELIEVRNFRRWAKPFEVVGLNAIFIFVASVLQIKILVKTNIGTGDTATTTYDWIYEHFFGGGMNGSLLFAIVTLLFWWAVAYLMYWRRWFVKV, from the coding sequence ATGCGTCTAACCTCACTCGATGTCTTTCGAGGCATTACCATTGCAGGTATGATTCTTGTCAACATGGCAGGAGTCGCCGACAAAGTTTATCCCTTCCTAGAACACGCCGACTGGAATGGCTGCACCTTGGCAGATTTAGTCTTCCCCTTTTTCCTCTTCATCGTCGGTGTAGCGATGTTCTTCTCACTTTCCAAGTACACCAAAGCCTTTCGACCCACGGCATCTGTCTATCGGCGGATCATCACTCGCAGCGCCATTCTCTTCGCCCTTGGCTTATTGCTGAACGGCTTTTGGACATACGATTTTACTACCATCCGCATCATGGGCGTATTGCAGCGCATCAGCGTTGCTTACCTGCTAGCCGCCCTAGCAATTCTCAATTTACCGCGAAAAGCACTATGGGTTTTAGCTGGAATTATCCTCATCGGGTACTGGGTGGCGATGACCTATATCCCCGTTCCCGATTATGGTGCTGGCGTTCTCACGCGAGGAGGAAATTTGGGTGCTTATATCGATCGCCTCATAATTCCCACAGTACATTTATATAAAGGAGATAATTTCAACTCAATGGGAGATCCGGAAGGGCTGTTTAGCACCTTACCAGCCGTTGTCACCGTACTCGCTGGCTACTTAACCGGAAAATGGCTCCGCAATCAGCCAATTACTACCCGCACCAGTATAAATTTGGCACTAATTGGCATCATTTGTCTCGTTATCGGTTGGGATTGGGGATTTATTTTTCCCATCAACAAAAAGTTGTGGACGAGTTCCTACGTTCTCTTCACCTCCGGTTGGGCAATGGTTTTACTCGCAGCTTGTTACGAATTAATCGAAGTCCGCAATTTTCGCCGCTGGGCAAAACCCTTTGAAGTTGTAGGATTGAATGCCATCTTCATCTTTGTCGCTTCTGTTTTGCAAATAAAAATCTTGGTCAAAACCAATATTGGCACTGGCGACACCGCTACCACTACTTACGATTGGATTTACGAGCATTTCTTTGGGGGTGGGATGAATGGTTCGCTATTGTTTGCCATAGTAACATTATTATTTTGGTGGGCTGTTGCTTATTTGATGTATTGGCGGCGTTGGTTTGTCAAAGTTTGA
- a CDS encoding PQQ-dependent sugar dehydrogenase, translating into MKSFRWVMLVLLLTTASGCNLTRASPNQRDRAQSGERAANPSNSAVRTETFSPAPIRIDLATLPQPFATQSASKFPKVVAIPNNPVLRVPSGFRVNVFADNLDAPRWLALTPTGDVLVTETRLNRISLLRDSNGDGVADIKKSFATSQNGLNIPFGMAFADGFFFVGNTGEVLRFPYTKGQEQLSGTGAKITELTAGGYRQHWTRNVVVAPDGQKLYVSIGSSSNVDEEPLPRASVQVMNLDGSNRQTFASGLRNPIGLDFHPKTGELYSTVNERDGIGDDLVPDYLTRLQQGDFYGWPYAYFSPNKLDPRRVRNGQSERPDLASQTKSPDVLFQAHSAALGLAFYDGKTFPVKYRNGAFAAFRGSWNRNSGTGYKIVFVPFGNDNRPLGYYEDFVTGFLLDPSVPTTWGRPVGVLVLPDGSLLFTEEANNRIYRVSPL; encoded by the coding sequence ATGAAATCTTTCCGCTGGGTGATGCTAGTTTTATTGCTGACAACAGCAAGTGGGTGTAACTTGACTCGCGCTTCGCCAAATCAACGAGATAGGGCGCAGTCAGGAGAACGCGCTGCTAATCCTAGCAATTCTGCGGTGCGAACCGAAACTTTCTCACCGGCACCCATTCGCATCGACCTTGCCACTTTACCACAACCCTTTGCTACCCAAAGCGCCTCCAAGTTTCCCAAAGTTGTGGCTATTCCGAATAACCCGGTGTTGCGCGTACCATCTGGTTTTAGGGTTAATGTTTTTGCGGATAATTTGGATGCACCGCGCTGGTTAGCTTTGACTCCGACTGGCGATGTGCTGGTTACGGAAACTAGGCTAAACCGCATTAGTTTGTTGCGGGACTCAAACGGTGATGGTGTCGCGGATATCAAAAAAAGTTTTGCGACATCGCAAAATGGGTTGAATATTCCCTTTGGTATGGCTTTTGCAGACGGATTCTTTTTCGTTGGTAATACCGGAGAAGTTTTACGCTTTCCTTATACTAAAGGGCAAGAGCAACTTTCCGGAACGGGAGCAAAAATTACCGAACTGACTGCGGGAGGATATCGCCAGCATTGGACGCGGAATGTGGTGGTTGCGCCAGATGGTCAGAAGTTGTATGTTTCGATCGGTTCTAGTTCTAATGTAGATGAAGAACCGCTACCCCGCGCTTCGGTGCAGGTGATGAATTTGGACGGTTCCAACCGACAGACTTTTGCTTCTGGTTTGCGTAATCCGATCGGTCTTGACTTTCATCCCAAAACGGGAGAACTTTACAGTACAGTCAACGAACGCGATGGAATTGGCGATGACTTGGTGCCAGATTACCTGACGCGCCTACAGCAGGGGGATTTCTACGGCTGGCCTTATGCTTACTTTAGCCCGAATAAACTAGATCCGCGTCGAGTGCGGAACGGACAAAGCGAACGTCCCGATTTGGCAAGTCAAACAAAATCGCCAGATGTGCTTTTTCAGGCTCATTCGGCTGCTTTGGGTCTGGCGTTTTACGATGGTAAGACGTTTCCAGTGAAGTATCGCAATGGTGCTTTTGCTGCTTTTCGCGGTTCTTGGAATCGCAATAGCGGTACGGGTTACAAGATTGTGTTTGTTCCGTTCGGCAATGATAATCGTCCTTTGGGATATTACGAGGATTTTGTAACTGGGTTTCTGCTTGACCCCTCTGTACCGACAACTTGGGGGCGTCCTGTGGGTGTGCTGGTTTTACCGGATGGGAGTTTGCTGTTTACTGAGGAGGCGAATAATCGGATTTATCGGGTTAGTCCTTTGTAG
- a CDS encoding tetratricopeptide repeat protein: MYHQRLQAAVVARMLRPYRFWQRWKQRHQHHQGQKCHNGSKSLHLSLVDMLSYRWLVSSGCVTLLLSGCGQTKSLSSGEIAKQVKASVVLIGYQDKGGNGTGFFVQGAKDVCTLVTARHVLAVSEKLQVQTPDKQLVKVVNIQRFPNHDLARLFFWLIVSISLLVFRRLGFQRSGQLISSGNETQNQTKDAEAYFKEGNELLNRKEYEKAIASYDKAIQIKPDYYAAWYSRGNALVYLERYEEAIASYDKAIQIKPDYYAAWYGRGNALVYLERYEEAIASYDKAIQFKPDLSEAWYGRGNALSYLKQYEEAIASYDKAIQFKPDYYAAWTGRGNALGELKRYEDAIASYDKAIQFKPDYAYAWNNRGVALNYLKRYEEAIASYDKAIQFKRDDPDAWTGRGNALGELKRYEDAIASYDKAIQFKPDYADAWTGKGVALELLKRYDEAIECYDKAIKFDPNYQTAINNRKNLLTKLGRSK, translated from the coding sequence GTGTACCATCAGCGGCTGCAAGCCGCTGTAGTAGCCCGAATGCTTCGCCCCTACAGGTTTTGGCAAAGATGGAAACAACGACACCAACACCACCAAGGTCAAAAATGCCACAATGGATCAAAGTCATTACACCTGAGTTTGGTGGATATGCTGTCTTATCGCTGGTTGGTTTCCTCTGGCTGCGTCACTTTGCTTCTCTCTGGCTGTGGTCAAACCAAGTCGCTTTCATCGGGAGAGATTGCCAAGCAAGTTAAGGCGAGTGTCGTCCTGATCGGTTATCAAGATAAAGGGGGAAATGGAACGGGATTTTTCGTGCAGGGTGCGAAGGATGTCTGCACGCTTGTCACGGCGCGTCATGTGTTGGCAGTTAGCGAGAAGTTGCAAGTGCAAACGCCGGATAAACAACTGGTGAAAGTTGTGAATATCCAAAGATTTCCCAATCACGATCTAGCACGGTTATTTTTTTGGTTGATTGTCAGTATTTCATTATTAGTTTTCCGACGATTAGGTTTTCAACGTTCTGGACAACTTATTAGTTCGGGTAATGAAACTCAAAATCAGACTAAGGATGCTGAAGCTTACTTCAAGGAAGGTAATGAGCTATTAAATAGGAAAGAATACGAAAAAGCGATCGCATCTTACGATAAAGCAATTCAAATCAAACCTGACTACTATGCAGCTTGGTATAGTCGAGGCAATGCGCTAGTTTATTTGGAACGGTATGAGGAAGCGATCGCATCTTACGATAAAGCAATTCAAATCAAACCTGACTACTATGCAGCTTGGTATGGTCGAGGCAATGCGCTAGTTTATTTGGAACGGTATGAGGAAGCGATCGCATCATACGACAAAGCCATTCAATTCAAACCTGACTTGTCTGAAGCTTGGTATGGTCGAGGCAATGCGCTAAGTTATTTGAAACAGTATGAGGAAGCGATCGCATCTTACGACAAAGCCATTCAATTCAAACCTGACTACTATGCAGCTTGGACTGGTCGAGGCAATGCGCTAGGGGAGTTGAAACGGTATGAGGATGCGATCGCATCTTACGACAAAGCCATTCAATTCAAACCTGACTATGCTTATGCTTGGAATAATCGAGGAGTTGCACTAAATTATTTGAAAAGGTATGAGGAAGCGATCGCATCATACGACAAAGCCATTCAATTCAAACGTGACGACCCTGATGCTTGGACTGGTCGAGGCAATGCGCTAGGGGAGTTGAAACGGTATGAGGATGCGATCGCATCATACGACAAAGCCATTCAATTCAAACCTGACTATGCTGATGCTTGGACTGGTAAAGGCGTTGCGCTAGAATTATTGAAACGCTATGATGAAGCGATCGAATGCTACGACAAAGCGATTAAATTCGATCCTAACTACCAAACCGCAATCAACAACCGCAAAAACTTACTAACCAAACTAGGGCGATCGAAATAG
- a CDS encoding COP23 domain-containing protein has translation MSWERAGAIAGIIGAIITGAGLIASGWQPTLFGGRNDRFYCQQDADTSRGGSVWTVVYRNDKGAQPWLKMVNSFGDGWNTQKRCNEIADRLEGFRNDGLTQLTYRDDSDTPTQAVICAKTKLSGDNCPVLVTLIPGADGYESLRKITEALRNGTTVDQSSGSRLTTSTFSSTINLSGLLADEDLKAAGK, from the coding sequence ATGAGTTGGGAACGAGCAGGCGCGATCGCAGGCATCATCGGTGCGATAATTACAGGTGCAGGATTGATTGCTAGTGGCTGGCAGCCTACCCTATTTGGCGGCAGGAACGATCGCTTTTACTGCCAACAGGACGCAGACACCAGTCGCGGCGGCAGTGTTTGGACTGTGGTTTACCGTAACGACAAGGGGGCGCAACCTTGGTTGAAAATGGTAAACAGTTTTGGTGATGGGTGGAATACCCAAAAACGCTGCAATGAAATAGCCGACAGGTTGGAAGGTTTTCGCAACGATGGTTTAACTCAACTGACTTATCGCGATGACTCCGATACCCCGACTCAGGCTGTAATTTGTGCCAAAACTAAACTCAGCGGCGATAATTGTCCCGTGTTGGTGACGCTGATACCTGGGGCTGACGGTTACGAGTCGCTGCGAAAGATAACTGAAGCTTTGCGGAATGGTACGACGGTAGATCAAAGCAGTGGCAGTAGATTGACGACTTCGACTTTTTCGTCAACAATTAATTTGTCAGGTTTGCTGGCGGATGAGGATCTTAAGGCGGCTGGGAAATAG
- a CDS encoding LL-diaminopimelate aminotransferase has product MATINDNYLKLKAGYLFPEIARRVNAFAEANPDAKIIRLGIGDVTEPLPEACRTAMIKAVEEMGDRNTFKGYGPEQGYAWLREKIAASDFQARGCDVDASEIFISDGSKCDTGNILDIFGDNNIIAVTDPVYPVYVDTNVMAGHTGAANDKGEFEGFVYLPITAENNFTAEIPSQKVDLIYLCFPNNPTGATATKEHLKAWVDYAKANDSIIFFDAAYEAFISNPELPHSIYEIEGARDCAIEFRSFSKNAGFTGTRCALTVVPKTLTAKAADNSDVELWKLWNRRQSTKFNGVSYIVQRGAEAVYSAEGRSQIEALVNFYMENAKIIREQLTAAGLAVYGGVDAPYVWVKTPNGLSSWEFFDKLLQVVNVVGTPGSGFGAAGEGYFRISAFNSRENVEEAMRRITEKFKA; this is encoded by the coding sequence ATGGCAACGATTAACGATAACTACCTTAAACTCAAAGCGGGTTACCTGTTTCCCGAAATTGCACGACGGGTGAATGCCTTCGCAGAGGCAAATCCCGACGCGAAGATTATTCGCCTCGGTATTGGCGATGTCACAGAACCCTTGCCAGAAGCTTGCCGCACGGCGATGATTAAAGCGGTGGAAGAAATGGGCGATCGCAATACCTTCAAAGGCTATGGCCCAGAACAAGGCTATGCTTGGTTGCGAGAGAAAATTGCCGCAAGTGACTTCCAGGCGCGGGGGTGCGACGTTGACGCCTCGGAAATCTTCATCTCTGACGGTTCCAAATGCGACACGGGCAACATTCTCGATATCTTTGGCGACAACAACATCATTGCAGTCACCGACCCAGTTTATCCTGTGTATGTGGACACCAACGTGATGGCGGGACATACTGGCGCTGCTAACGATAAGGGCGAATTTGAGGGTTTTGTCTATCTCCCCATCACCGCAGAGAATAATTTCACCGCCGAGATTCCTTCTCAGAAAGTCGATTTGATTTATCTGTGTTTCCCCAATAACCCCACGGGCGCAACTGCTACTAAAGAACACTTAAAAGCGTGGGTAGACTACGCTAAAGCTAACGATTCCATCATCTTCTTCGATGCAGCTTACGAAGCGTTCATCAGCAATCCAGAACTTCCCCATTCTATCTACGAGATTGAAGGGGCAAGAGATTGTGCGATCGAGTTTCGTTCTTTCTCCAAGAATGCAGGTTTTACCGGAACTCGCTGTGCTTTGACAGTTGTACCGAAGACACTCACCGCCAAAGCAGCAGATAATTCGGATGTGGAATTGTGGAAGTTATGGAACCGCCGCCAATCTACCAAATTTAATGGAGTTTCCTACATTGTGCAGCGTGGAGCTGAAGCGGTCTACTCTGCCGAAGGACGATCGCAAATCGAGGCGTTAGTCAACTTCTATATGGAAAACGCCAAGATAATTCGCGAACAACTAACAGCAGCTGGATTAGCTGTGTATGGCGGTGTCGATGCGCCCTACGTTTGGGTAAAAACCCCCAATGGTTTGTCGAGTTGGGAGTTCTTTGATAAATTGCTGCAAGTTGTTAATGTGGTGGGAACACCCGGTTCTGGATTTGGTGCAGCAGGTGAAGGCTACTTCCGCATTTCCGCGTTTAACAGTCGGGAAAATGTGGAGGAGGCGATGCGCCGGATTACCGAGAAATTTAAGGCGTAG
- a CDS encoding type II toxin-antitoxin system VapC family toxin yields the protein MTSGIVCIDANFVVRMLTSSTPESPFDNLWLEWQASGYKPVAPTLIYYEVSNAFHRSAVARQILPEQAVRLMDAVLNLNITLYGDAELHREALNIAAQLRLPATYDAHYLALAQRLECEFWTADRRLFNAVQATLSWVNLVQ from the coding sequence ATGACATCAGGCATAGTTTGCATAGATGCGAATTTTGTCGTGCGTATGCTGACTAGCAGTACGCCAGAATCTCCCTTTGATAATTTGTGGCTTGAGTGGCAAGCGTCAGGTTACAAGCCAGTTGCACCCACGTTAATTTACTACGAAGTTAGCAACGCTTTCCATCGATCTGCGGTTGCTCGGCAAATACTGCCAGAACAAGCAGTTAGACTTATGGATGCTGTTTTAAATCTGAATATAACCCTCTATGGCGATGCCGAATTGCACCGAGAAGCCTTAAATATAGCCGCACAACTAAGACTGCCAGCAACCTACGACGCTCATTATCTCGCTTTAGCTCAACGATTGGAATGCGAATTTTGGACGGCTGACAGACGGCTGTTCAATGCGGTGCAGGCTACTCTGTCGTGGGTAAACTTGGTGCAATGA